From Pseudoxanthomonas sp. CF385, a single genomic window includes:
- a CDS encoding helix-hairpin-helix domain-containing protein, with the protein MKSLIQFAKVIALSLLLAVPALAAEKVNINTADAAALDRVLVGVGPSKAAAIVEYRKANGPFKSAEELAMVKGIGLSLVEQNRERIELRTGAAQAKPAAASAAKPKPVARR; encoded by the coding sequence ATGAAGTCATTGATCCAGTTTGCCAAGGTCATCGCGCTGTCGTTGCTGTTGGCCGTGCCGGCGCTGGCGGCGGAGAAGGTCAACATCAATACGGCCGACGCCGCCGCGCTGGACCGGGTGCTGGTCGGCGTGGGGCCGTCCAAGGCCGCCGCGATCGTGGAGTACCGCAAGGCCAACGGCCCGTTCAAGAGCGCTGAAGAACTGGCGATGGTGAAGGGCATCGGCCTGAGCCTGGTGGAGCAGAACCGGGAGCGCATCGAGCTGCGCACCGGCGCGGCGCAAGCCAAGCCTGCCGCCGCAAGTGCCGCCAAGCCGAAGCCGGTGGCCAGGCGTTGA
- a CDS encoding M20 family metallopeptidase — MDTAKVDRYVAEKWDDEIVPQLVEYIRIPNKSPMFDKDWVANGYMEQAVQLMERWAKAQPVPGMEVEVVRLEGRTPLIFIEIPATGPDTGADTVLLYGHLDKQPEMTGWDDDLGPWVPVIKGDKLYGRGGADDGYAIFGSLAAIQALQQQGAPHARCVILIEACEESGSYDLPAYVDHLADRIGKPSLVVCLDSGCGNYEQLWCTTSLRGLAGGNFTVKVLEEGVHSGDASGIVPSSFRLLRQLLSRLEDEQTGRILPEGLQVDIPADRLAQAQQAARVLDTAVFDKFPFLPGMTPMADDLAQLVLNRTWRPALSVTGVDGMPPLSSAGNVLRPYTSVKLSLRLPPTLEGKQAGQLLKDLLEKDPPNGAQVSLELEKASTGWNAPTMSPWLEKAIDASSREFFGKPAMYMGEGGTIPFMGMLGEKFPGAQFMITGVLGPHSNAHGPNEFLHIPMGKKVTACVARVIAEHHAASVRGETTGVAAVAGGEQHGDHGCC; from the coding sequence ATGGATACCGCCAAAGTCGACCGCTACGTTGCCGAAAAATGGGACGACGAGATCGTCCCGCAACTGGTCGAATACATCCGCATCCCGAACAAGTCGCCGATGTTCGACAAGGACTGGGTGGCCAACGGGTACATGGAACAGGCGGTGCAGCTGATGGAGCGCTGGGCGAAGGCCCAGCCGGTGCCGGGCATGGAGGTCGAGGTGGTCCGGCTGGAAGGGCGCACGCCCCTGATCTTCATCGAGATCCCGGCCACCGGCCCCGACACCGGCGCCGACACGGTGCTGCTGTACGGCCACCTGGACAAGCAGCCGGAAATGACCGGCTGGGACGACGACCTGGGCCCGTGGGTGCCGGTGATCAAGGGCGACAAGCTGTACGGCCGCGGCGGCGCCGACGACGGCTATGCGATCTTCGGCTCGCTGGCCGCCATCCAGGCGCTGCAGCAGCAGGGCGCACCGCACGCGCGCTGCGTGATCCTGATCGAGGCCTGCGAAGAGTCCGGCAGCTACGACCTGCCCGCCTATGTCGACCATCTCGCCGACCGTATCGGCAAGCCCTCGCTGGTGGTGTGCCTGGATTCCGGCTGCGGCAACTACGAGCAGCTATGGTGCACGACCTCGCTGCGGGGGCTGGCCGGCGGCAACTTCACCGTCAAGGTGCTCGAGGAAGGCGTGCACTCCGGCGATGCGTCGGGCATCGTGCCGTCGAGCTTCCGCCTGCTGCGCCAGTTGCTGTCGCGCCTGGAGGATGAGCAGACCGGCCGCATTTTGCCCGAAGGCCTGCAGGTGGATATCCCAGCGGATCGCCTGGCGCAGGCGCAGCAAGCCGCCCGCGTGCTGGACACTGCGGTATTCGACAAGTTCCCGTTCCTGCCTGGCATGACGCCGATGGCGGACGACCTGGCCCAGTTGGTCCTCAACCGCACCTGGCGCCCGGCGCTGTCGGTGACCGGCGTCGATGGCATGCCGCCGTTGTCCTCGGCGGGCAACGTGCTGCGCCCGTATACCTCGGTGAAACTGTCGCTGCGCCTGCCTCCCACCCTGGAAGGCAAGCAGGCCGGCCAGCTGCTGAAGGACCTGCTGGAGAAGGATCCGCCCAACGGCGCGCAGGTCAGTCTGGAACTGGAAAAAGCCAGCACCGGCTGGAATGCGCCGACGATGTCGCCGTGGCTGGAGAAGGCGATCGACGCGTCCAGCCGCGAGTTCTTCGGCAAGCCGGCGATGTACATGGGCGAAGGCGGCACGATCCCGTTCATGGGCATGCTGGGCGAGAAGTTCCCCGGCGCGCAGTTCATGATCACCGGCGTGCTCGGCCCGCATTCCAACGCACACGGACCGAACGAATTCCTGCACATCCCGATGGGCAAGAAGGTCACCGCCTGCGTGGCCCGGGTGATCGCCGAACACCACGCGGCCAGCGTGCGGGGCGAGACGACCGGCGTGGCCGCCGTGGCGGGTGGCGAGCAGCACGGCGACCACGGCTGCTGCTGA
- a CDS encoding GlsB/YeaQ/YmgE family stress response membrane protein has product MEQIFGGGILWTLLIGFLAGLLARALKPGDDKLGFFMTIVLGILGALLARFIGGALGWYSPGEPTGFIASVIGAILLLVIYGFVRKKK; this is encoded by the coding sequence ATGGAACAGATCTTTGGTGGCGGTATTCTCTGGACCCTGCTCATCGGCTTCCTCGCCGGCCTGCTCGCACGCGCCCTGAAGCCCGGCGACGATAAGCTTGGCTTCTTCATGACCATCGTGCTCGGCATCCTGGGCGCCCTGCTGGCCCGCTTCATCGGCGGCGCACTGGGCTGGTACAGCCCGGGTGAACCCACCGGCTTCATCGCTTCGGTGATCGGTGCGATCCTACTGTTGGTTATCTACGGCTTCGTTCGCAAGAAGAAGTGA
- a CDS encoding mannose-1-phosphate guanylyltransferase/mannose-6-phosphate isomerase has product MAKLQPVLLSGGSGTRLWPLSREAYPKQFLPLAGDDTMVQATWRRVEALADLGPIVVANEEHRFLVAEQLRQIGAPVPAILLEPVGRNTAPAIAAAALQAMAGGADPLLLVLPSDHVVRDVAGFQRAVRDASAAAEAGALVTFGIVPDAPETGFGYIQAETGDGLRKVSRFVEKPDAATAQSYLDAGGYYWNSGMFLFRASRFLEELARFRPDIVDAVRAAHAAARHDGDFVRLDKEAFAACPSDSIDYAVMEKTAEAMVLPVDIGWNDVGSWSALWDVAERDGDGNAHHGDVIAVDSRNSYAYAQRLVALVGVDDIVVVETDDAVLVARKDRVQDVKQVVAQLKKEQRSQAVLHREVHRPWGSYDSVDNGGRHQVKRIKVKPGAALSLQMHHHRAEHWIVVSGTAKVTRGDETLLLSENESTYIPLGVKHRLENPGKVPLELIEVQSGSYLGEDDIVRFEDVYGRSQ; this is encoded by the coding sequence ATGGCCAAACTCCAACCCGTGCTGCTTTCCGGCGGCTCCGGCACGCGCCTGTGGCCCCTCTCGCGTGAGGCCTACCCGAAGCAGTTCCTGCCGTTGGCCGGCGACGACACCATGGTGCAGGCCACCTGGCGGCGCGTCGAAGCACTGGCCGACCTCGGCCCGATCGTGGTCGCCAACGAAGAACACCGTTTCCTGGTCGCCGAACAGCTGCGCCAGATCGGTGCGCCGGTACCGGCGATCCTGCTGGAGCCGGTCGGCCGCAATACCGCACCTGCGATCGCGGCCGCGGCGTTGCAGGCGATGGCGGGTGGCGCCGACCCGCTGCTGCTGGTGCTGCCCTCCGACCATGTCGTCCGCGACGTGGCCGGCTTCCAGCGCGCCGTGCGCGACGCCTCGGCGGCCGCCGAGGCGGGTGCGCTGGTTACCTTCGGCATCGTGCCCGATGCACCCGAAACCGGGTTCGGCTATATCCAGGCCGAGACGGGCGACGGGCTGCGCAAGGTCTCGCGCTTCGTCGAGAAGCCCGATGCCGCCACCGCCCAGTCGTACCTCGATGCGGGCGGCTATTACTGGAACAGCGGCATGTTCCTGTTCCGTGCGAGCCGCTTCCTGGAAGAACTCGCCCGATTCCGCCCCGACATCGTCGATGCCGTGCGTGCGGCGCACGCAGCCGCACGGCACGACGGCGATTTCGTGCGCCTGGACAAGGAGGCGTTCGCGGCGTGCCCCTCGGATTCCATCGACTACGCCGTGATGGAGAAGACCGCGGAGGCGATGGTGCTGCCGGTGGACATCGGCTGGAACGATGTGGGCAGCTGGTCCGCGTTGTGGGACGTGGCCGAGCGCGACGGCGACGGCAACGCGCACCATGGCGACGTGATCGCGGTCGACAGCCGCAACAGTTATGCGTACGCGCAACGCCTGGTGGCGTTGGTCGGCGTGGACGACATCGTGGTGGTGGAGACCGACGACGCGGTGCTGGTCGCGCGCAAGGATCGCGTGCAGGACGTCAAGCAGGTGGTCGCGCAACTGAAGAAGGAACAGCGCAGCCAGGCCGTCCTGCACCGCGAAGTGCATCGCCCGTGGGGCAGCTACGACTCCGTCGACAACGGGGGGCGCCACCAGGTGAAGCGCATCAAGGTCAAGCCCGGCGCCGCGCTGAGCCTGCAGATGCATCACCACCGCGCCGAGCACTGGATCGTCGTCAGTGGCACCGCCAAGGTGACCCGCGGCGACGAGACGCTGCTGCTGTCGGAAAACGAGAGCACGTATATCCCGCTCGGCGTGAAGCATCGGCTCGAGAATCCGGGCAAGGTGCCGCTGGAGCTGATCGAAGTTCAGTCCGGCAGCTACCTGGGCGAGGACGACATCGTGCGATTTGAGGACGTATACGGCCGCAGCCAGTGA
- a CDS encoding phosphotransferase: MNPTIQDPSGRGAQRLEWARGALGDPYAQLERASMDAGFRSYWRSLGDGPGRIVMDSPPGLEDVRPWLAMRGLLADGGVRVPEVLAIDTTLGFLLLEDLGGPTLAHVISDDNADTWFDAALEQLLRLQAIAPPEDMGEFGEALLQRDAGLFDEWFLRRHLGLTLDCGEADGLELAQRRLMDNALTQARVLTHRDFMPRNLMPVTPGPAVLDFQDCVRGPIAYDAMSLFKDAFLSWPLERVDGWLARYHARATRAGLPVPELKVFLRDADWMGIQRHLKILGIFSRLHYRDGKTRYLPDVPRFIRYLDEVLPRYPELAGLRTLLDARIKPVLHARGEIA; the protein is encoded by the coding sequence ATGAACCCCACGATTCAGGACCCCTCCGGGCGAGGCGCCCAACGCCTGGAATGGGCGCGCGGTGCGCTCGGCGACCCCTATGCGCAGCTGGAGCGCGCATCGATGGATGCGGGTTTCCGCAGCTACTGGCGCAGCCTGGGGGATGGTCCCGGACGCATCGTGATGGACTCGCCCCCGGGCCTTGAGGACGTGCGGCCCTGGCTGGCCATGCGTGGGTTGCTGGCGGACGGCGGCGTGCGCGTGCCCGAGGTGCTGGCCATCGACACCACGCTTGGCTTCCTGCTGCTGGAGGACCTCGGCGGGCCGACGCTTGCGCACGTGATCAGCGACGACAATGCCGACACCTGGTTCGACGCCGCCCTCGAGCAGTTGCTGCGCCTGCAGGCGATCGCGCCGCCCGAGGACATGGGCGAGTTCGGCGAGGCGCTGCTGCAACGCGATGCCGGGCTGTTCGACGAATGGTTCCTGCGCCGGCACCTCGGGTTGACGCTCGATTGCGGCGAAGCGGACGGGCTGGAACTGGCGCAGCGCCGCCTGATGGACAACGCCCTGACCCAGGCGCGCGTGCTGACGCACCGCGACTTCATGCCGCGCAATCTGATGCCGGTGACGCCGGGCCCCGCCGTGCTCGATTTCCAGGACTGCGTGCGCGGGCCGATCGCCTACGACGCGATGAGCCTGTTCAAGGACGCGTTCCTGAGCTGGCCGCTGGAGCGTGTCGATGGCTGGCTGGCGCGTTACCACGCGCGCGCCACGCGCGCCGGCCTGCCGGTACCGGAACTCAAGGTCTTTCTCCGCGACGCGGACTGGATGGGCATCCAGCGGCACCTGAAAATCCTCGGCATCTTCTCGCGGCTCCACTACCGCGATGGCAAGACGCGCTACCTGCCGGACGTGCCGCGCTTCATCCGCTATCTCGACGAAGTGCTGCCGCGGTATCCGGAGCTGGCGGGACTGCGCACGCTGCTCGATGCGCGCATCAAGCCCGTCCTTCACGCTCGCGGTGAGATCGCATGA
- the murU gene encoding N-acetylmuramate alpha-1-phosphate uridylyltransferase MurU, producing the protein MKALVFAAGLGERMRPLTDHTPKPLIEAGGKPLIVWHLEKLAALGVQEVVVNTSWLADHFPLTLGDGARWGLRIHYLYEGDTPLETGGGMLNARPLLGEAPFLLVNGDIWTDFDFAGLPREPRGLAHLVMVDPPGYATHGDFALDAEGHVRHDGARRLTYAGIGLYRPALLDDWAQHVDEHAGVVADGKPRFRLAPLLRAHMDSDLITGQHHDGRWTDVGTPGRLAELETALR; encoded by the coding sequence ATGAAGGCGCTGGTGTTCGCGGCAGGCCTGGGCGAGCGCATGCGGCCGCTGACCGACCACACGCCCAAGCCGCTGATCGAAGCGGGCGGCAAGCCGCTGATCGTCTGGCACCTGGAAAAGCTGGCGGCACTCGGGGTGCAGGAGGTGGTGGTCAATACCAGTTGGCTGGCCGACCACTTCCCGCTCACGCTCGGCGACGGCGCACGCTGGGGCCTGCGCATCCACTATCTCTACGAAGGCGACACGCCCCTGGAAACCGGCGGCGGCATGCTCAATGCGCGCCCGCTGCTGGGGGAAGCGCCGTTCCTGCTGGTCAACGGGGACATCTGGACCGATTTCGACTTCGCCGGGCTCCCGCGCGAACCCCGCGGGCTCGCGCACCTGGTGATGGTGGATCCGCCCGGATACGCCACGCACGGCGATTTCGCGCTCGACGCGGAAGGCCATGTGCGGCACGACGGCGCGCGACGGCTGACCTATGCGGGCATCGGTCTTTATCGCCCCGCGTTGCTGGACGACTGGGCGCAGCACGTGGACGAACACGCCGGTGTGGTCGCCGACGGCAAGCCGCGCTTCCGCCTGGCGCCCCTGCTCCGCGCGCACATGGACAGCGACCTGATCACCGGCCAGCACCACGACGGGCGCTGGACCGACGTCGGCACGCCCGGGCGCCTGGCGGAACTGGAAACCGCCCTGCGATAG
- a CDS encoding RNA polymerase sigma factor gives MDARTAPQPDSEAARLRRARRGDQAAFEALYHEHARAVHALAFRLTGNTAEAEDIVQDTFLRMFGFLSGLRDDTPLRPWLKRVAANLAIDRLRRQHRSGTEAELALLADDSHASAVDAVDAEALLRRLPPPARTVVWLHEMEGWSHEDLGRRFGRTASWSKSLLSRALTRLREDLEPPGDASHDP, from the coding sequence ATGGATGCGCGCACGGCCCCCCAACCCGACTCCGAAGCCGCCCGCCTGCGGCGAGCGCGCCGTGGCGACCAGGCAGCCTTCGAAGCGCTGTATCACGAGCACGCGCGCGCCGTGCACGCGTTGGCGTTCCGGCTGACCGGCAACACGGCCGAAGCGGAGGACATCGTGCAGGACACGTTCCTGCGGATGTTCGGATTCCTGTCAGGCCTGCGCGACGACACGCCACTGCGGCCATGGTTGAAACGCGTGGCCGCCAACCTGGCCATCGACCGCCTGCGCCGCCAGCATCGGTCCGGCACGGAGGCCGAACTCGCCCTGTTGGCTGACGACTCGCACGCATCGGCCGTCGATGCCGTCGATGCGGAAGCGCTGCTGCGACGTTTGCCTCCGCCCGCGCGTACTGTCGTATGGCTGCACGAAATGGAGGGCTGGTCGCACGAAGACCTCGGCCGCCGCTTCGGGCGTACGGCCAGTTGGTCCAAATCGCTGTTGTCCCGCGCGCTCACGCGGCTGCGCGAGGACCTCGAACCCCCTGGAGATGCTTCCCATGACCCGTGA
- a CDS encoding PDZ domain-containing protein, translated as MDILRIPPRLLVATALMAGAIANSHAQSTRELDAALVQMSERGDLKDAGAPQVIQKPAQVRYELGAVVDVRSAQRSGLPVLALTPDGPAARIGLKVGDRLVALNGVRLDGASPPAPLLEQAMQRGQGRITAEVLRGTAPVTLKGTADVSAVPAYRLEIGPDTRGTCGFVTARMGVVPKTRNIFRADITTIDGRSTPLQSVNRHRLAAGRHVLVVQELIDTNRLNPAQLVQINKMKRFALAKAYKPLVVDIKPNTSYRIGARLLRDRLDTQSLRDNAYWEPVVWEEVAEPCP; from the coding sequence ATGGACATTCTCCGCATCCCCCCCCGCCTCCTGGTCGCGACCGCATTGATGGCCGGCGCGATCGCGAACAGCCACGCGCAGTCGACCCGTGAACTCGATGCCGCCCTGGTGCAGATGTCGGAGCGCGGCGACCTCAAGGACGCCGGCGCCCCCCAAGTGATCCAGAAACCCGCGCAGGTCCGTTACGAACTCGGCGCGGTGGTCGATGTGCGTAGCGCGCAGCGATCCGGCTTGCCGGTCCTGGCGCTGACGCCCGACGGACCCGCCGCGCGCATCGGGCTGAAAGTGGGCGACAGGCTGGTCGCGCTGAATGGCGTGCGGCTGGATGGCGCTTCACCGCCGGCGCCCTTGCTGGAGCAGGCCATGCAGCGGGGCCAGGGCCGCATTACCGCTGAGGTGCTGCGCGGTACGGCGCCGGTAACGCTCAAGGGAACGGCGGATGTCAGCGCCGTGCCGGCGTACCGGCTGGAGATCGGCCCGGATACCCGGGGTACCTGCGGGTTCGTCACCGCGCGCATGGGCGTGGTACCGAAGACCCGGAACATTTTCCGGGCCGACATCACCACCATCGATGGGCGCAGTACGCCGCTGCAGTCGGTCAACCGCCACCGGCTGGCGGCGGGACGGCATGTCCTGGTGGTGCAGGAACTGATCGATACGAATCGCCTGAACCCGGCGCAGCTGGTGCAGATCAACAAGATGAAGCGCTTCGCGCTGGCGAAGGCCTACAAGCCGCTGGTGGTCGACATCAAGCCGAACACGAGCTACCGCATCGGCGCGCGGCTGCTGCGCGACAGGCTGGATACCCAGAGCCTGCGCGACAACGCGTACTGGGAGCCCGTGGTGTGGGAAGAAGTCGCGGAGCCGTGCCCCTGA
- the hda gene encoding DnaA regulatory inactivator Hda codes for MGPQLPLALRYPADQRLETFVRPPDGALPGLRALAAQPAATWTYIAGASRTGKTHLALALCAATEQQERRAAYLPMIAAAGRAREALEALEGYDVIALDGLEAVAGNREDEVALFDFHNRARANGLNVLYTARGIPDELGLVLPDLRSRLQQCMRIMLDPLDDDGRRDVLRERAHRRGLVLEDASLDWLLTHTQRDLGALVALLDTLDRASLAAQRRITVPFLRQTLGSGKPPTD; via the coding sequence GTGGGGCCGCAGCTGCCCCTCGCGCTGCGTTATCCCGCCGACCAGCGACTCGAGACCTTCGTGCGTCCGCCGGACGGCGCGTTGCCGGGTCTGCGGGCGCTGGCCGCGCAGCCTGCTGCGACGTGGACCTACATCGCCGGCGCTTCGCGCACCGGCAAGACCCATCTGGCGCTCGCGCTGTGCGCTGCCACCGAACAGCAGGAGCGCCGCGCGGCGTACCTGCCGATGATCGCGGCGGCCGGCCGTGCGCGCGAGGCGCTCGAGGCGCTGGAAGGGTACGACGTGATCGCGCTCGACGGCCTCGAAGCCGTCGCGGGTAACCGCGAGGACGAAGTCGCGCTGTTCGATTTCCACAATCGGGCGCGCGCGAACGGCCTCAACGTGCTGTACACCGCGCGCGGCATTCCGGATGAACTCGGCCTGGTCCTGCCCGACCTGCGCTCGCGCCTGCAGCAGTGCATGCGCATCATGCTGGACCCGCTGGACGACGACGGGCGTCGCGACGTCCTGCGCGAACGCGCGCACCGGCGCGGCCTGGTGCTGGAGGACGCCTCGCTCGACTGGCTGCTCACCCATACCCAGCGCGATCTGGGTGCGCTGGTCGCGTTGCTCGACACGCTCGACCGCGCATCCCTCGCCGCCCAGCGGCGCATCACCGTGCCGTTCCTGCGCCAGACGCTGGGCAGCGGAAAGCCGCCCACGGACTGA
- a CDS encoding AI-2E family transporter: MDLSSTPVGTLARRWQWLFIALIVGWLVWLLAPVLTPFVCAALLGWLGDPWVDRLQRTGRSRTTAVVLVFTLMLLLLVLALVILVPMIERQVVTVIESLPAYRDWFVQTALPWVERRTGLELVAWLDPDRLTEWVRSHWQQAGGVAATLFGYFSRSGFAVMAWIANLVLLPILTFYFLRDWDLLVERIAALVPRDHIATVTRLALESNEVLGAFLRGQFLVMLALGAIYAVGLSAVGLKVGLLVGIIAGLISFVPYLGTASGIVLGVIAALVQSGGDWSLVAMVMGVFVVGQMLEGYVLTPRIVGDRIGLHPVAVIFAIMAGGQLFGFLGMLLALPIAAIANVLLRFAHERYTQSRLYAGDRPAILLDSYIDKGSLEQASERGSEEP, encoded by the coding sequence ATGGACCTTTCTTCCACGCCGGTAGGAACGCTGGCCCGCCGTTGGCAATGGCTCTTCATCGCGCTGATCGTGGGCTGGCTGGTCTGGCTGCTTGCGCCGGTGCTCACCCCGTTCGTCTGTGCCGCCCTGCTGGGCTGGCTGGGCGACCCGTGGGTGGACCGCCTGCAGCGCACCGGCCGCTCGCGGACCACGGCCGTGGTACTGGTCTTCACCCTGATGCTGCTGTTGCTGGTGCTGGCGCTGGTGATCCTGGTGCCGATGATCGAGCGCCAGGTGGTCACGGTGATCGAATCGCTGCCGGCCTATCGCGACTGGTTCGTGCAGACCGCATTGCCATGGGTCGAGCGCCGTACGGGGCTCGAACTGGTCGCCTGGCTGGATCCGGACCGGCTGACCGAATGGGTACGCAGCCATTGGCAACAGGCCGGCGGCGTGGCGGCGACGCTGTTCGGCTACTTCTCGCGTTCGGGCTTCGCCGTCATGGCGTGGATCGCGAACCTGGTGCTGTTGCCGATCCTGACGTTCTATTTCCTGCGCGACTGGGACCTGCTGGTGGAGCGTATCGCCGCGTTGGTGCCGCGCGACCACATCGCCACGGTCACCCGACTGGCGCTGGAATCGAATGAGGTGCTGGGCGCTTTCCTGCGCGGGCAGTTCCTGGTGATGCTGGCGCTGGGCGCGATCTACGCGGTCGGCCTGTCGGCGGTGGGCCTGAAGGTCGGCCTGCTGGTCGGCATCATCGCCGGCCTGATCAGCTTCGTGCCCTACCTGGGCACCGCAAGCGGCATCGTGCTGGGCGTGATTGCCGCGCTGGTGCAGTCCGGCGGCGACTGGTCGCTGGTGGCGATGGTGATGGGCGTGTTCGTGGTCGGCCAGATGCTGGAGGGCTACGTGCTGACACCGCGCATCGTCGGTGATCGCATCGGCCTGCACCCGGTGGCGGTGATCTTCGCCATCATGGCCGGCGGCCAGCTGTTCGGGTTCCTGGGCATGCTGCTGGCGCTGCCGATCGCGGCGATCGCCAACGTGCTGCTGCGGTTCGCCCATGAACGCTACACGCAGAGTCGGCTGTATGCCGGCGACAGGCCGGCGATCCTGTTGGATTCCTACATCGACAAGGGCAGCCTGGAGCAGGCGTCCGAGCGGGGCAGCGAAGAGCCGTGA
- a CDS encoding DUF2066 domain-containing protein yields MRRIPGFALATALLLAALTTTPAVQAQSGLRTEGDAVSARGLYQAEVPVNGQGEAERQGGFARALGSVLGKLSGDRGVMSRPGVGAELRNAKDYVDGYDYRQDQGTSAAGAPTFRTTLVVRFDEDQVNGLAGALGLPIWPQPRPKPVVWLAINDGSGPRLVGLPQSNAARPLLNRANERGYSLGLPSGGAAEQALVGAIWRQDTAAVARASSRYSPPMQLIGKLYRDKNSWTADWVFVDAGKVLAKWSVTDADARRAMSSGADGTADALVKRYGKRGTAGPAGTYRVLFSGVRSTDDYLRLTGHLQKMAVVRRITPVRASGDMLELDLELVSGLAGFRRTMGDQAPFTGGEGEPPAFQMR; encoded by the coding sequence ATGCGCCGGATTCCTGGTTTCGCCCTCGCCACCGCCCTGCTGTTGGCGGCATTGACCACGACGCCCGCCGTGCAGGCCCAGTCCGGCCTGCGCACGGAAGGCGACGCGGTGTCGGCGCGCGGTCTCTACCAGGCGGAAGTGCCGGTGAACGGGCAGGGTGAAGCCGAGCGCCAGGGCGGTTTCGCGCGCGCGCTGGGCAGCGTGCTCGGCAAGCTGTCGGGCGATCGGGGCGTGATGTCGCGCCCGGGCGTGGGCGCCGAACTGCGCAATGCCAAGGATTACGTCGATGGCTACGACTACCGCCAGGACCAGGGCACCTCGGCAGCGGGCGCGCCGACGTTCCGCACCACGCTGGTGGTGCGCTTCGATGAAGACCAGGTCAACGGCCTGGCGGGCGCTCTCGGCCTGCCGATCTGGCCGCAGCCGCGCCCCAAGCCGGTGGTCTGGCTGGCGATCAACGACGGCAGCGGTCCGCGCCTGGTCGGCCTGCCGCAATCCAACGCCGCACGTCCGCTGCTCAACCGCGCGAACGAACGTGGCTACAGCCTCGGTCTGCCGAGCGGCGGCGCCGCGGAGCAGGCGCTGGTCGGCGCCATCTGGCGGCAGGACACGGCCGCCGTGGCGCGGGCATCCTCGCGCTACAGCCCGCCCATGCAGTTGATCGGCAAGCTGTATCGCGACAAGAACAGCTGGACGGCCGACTGGGTGTTCGTCGATGCAGGCAAGGTGCTGGCGAAGTGGTCGGTCACCGATGCCGATGCCCGGCGCGCGATGTCGTCCGGCGCGGACGGTACGGCCGATGCGCTGGTGAAGCGGTACGGCAAGCGCGGGACCGCCGGTCCGGCGGGCACCTATCGCGTCCTGTTCTCCGGTGTCCGCAGCACCGACGACTACCTCCGCCTGACCGGTCACCTGCAGAAGATGGCCGTCGTCCGCCGCATCACGCCGGTGCGGGCGAGCGGCGACATGCTGGAGCTGGATCTCGAACTGGTTTCCGGCCTTGCCGGCTTCCGCCGCACGATGGGCGACCAGGCACCGTTCACGGGCGGCGAAGGCGAGCCGCCGGCCTTCCAGATGCGCTGA